The following nucleotide sequence is from Methanolinea sp..
TTCAAGTCAGGCCGGTCGAGCGACGAGAAGAAGGAGAGATCCGCCAGGCCGAGCGGGGGCTTTAACCGGTAGAATGTCGAGCTGGGGAGACCGAGTTTCTTCCCGATCAGGTCGCAAACCGGACCGGGCATACCGTCAGCAACCTCGACCCGCACCGGTGATCCCGTCCGCCGCTGCTCTACGCTCTCTTCAACGGCAGTGAGGAGGTCTCCTGCCTCGTCCTCTTCTATCTCGAAATCCGCGTCACGGGTGACGCGGAACGGGTATGCTTCGGCAACCTCGAAACCCGGGAAGAGCGTGTCCAGGTGCGAAGCGATCAGGTCCTCGAGGAAGACCAGGCAGGTCTCCCCCGTGCCCCTGGTCGTTCCCGGTTCCCCGGAGGGGACCACGATCAGCCTTGGAAAGAGACTGGTCGGCACCTTGAGACGGGCGAAATGCTCCTCTCCCGAACCGGGATCCTTCACGGTAACCGCAAGGTTGAGGGAGAGGTTGGAAATGAACGGGAACGGGTGGGAGGTGTCAAAGGCCAGCGGGGTGAGGACCGGGTAGATCCCGGCCATGAACATATCGCCTAGGGCTGCCCGCTGCCCGGGATCGAGGGAGTTGCAGGAGAGCACCCGGATCCCGCGGGCGGCAAGCGCTGGCATGATATCCTGGTGCCAGACCCCGGTCTGGCGGTGGAGGAGGGGGCCGAGGGCCCGGTGGATCTCGGCAAGCTGCCGTGCCGGGCCCATGCCGTCGGGAGGGGCCTCCCGGACCCCACGTGCTGCCTGCCGCTGGAGACCTGAGACCCGGATCATGAAGAATTCATCCAGGTTGTTCGAGAAGATGGAAAGGAACTTCACCCGCTCAAGGAGCGGATGGCTCACGTCCATCGCCTCCTCGAGGACCCGGCTGTTGAAGGCGATCCAGCTCAGTTCGCGGTTGATGAAGAGCGATGGATGGTCAAGGGACGTGCATCCCGGCCAGTGCCCTGCAGTATCCCGGGGATCGCTCCCATTTTGTGCGTCCATTGTTCACCAGCCACCATACTATTGAAGATCCCGCCTAAAAACCCTGTGGTGCACCGCCGGGGATGAAATGAGGTAAACCAAACAGTTTTACCATCCGGCGTCAATCTCTTTCTTGCCGTGATTGACCATGGGATCCAATGACGACATCATGCACGGATTTGTAAGAAAGGAGCTCAGGAAACTCTATCCCAGCGTTGACGGATGGCAGATCAAGCCAGCGGCAAAGACAGTGGGAGCGAAGCAGGGATTCGTCGTATGGAGGCGGATCCTGGGGCGGACAGAAGGGGCCCACGTGCTGGTCTCCTTTGACCGGATCGTCGCTCCGGGGACCGGCGACATCCTCTCTGACATGAGCAGGACCGACCCGATACCAGCGCTGGCGAACCCGAAGAAGATCCTCGTTGTCCCCAGCGGCACGGATACCGCATCTGTTCCCCGCGAAGTCGAGATCCTGCCCATGCAGAATTTCGGATGGGAGGACAAGGAGCTGGTGTGGCTGAAACGCCGCGCCCAGATCAACGAGAAAGCCGCGGCAGCAAAGAGTTCCTAGGAACCGTATCAGAGACCTTCCCTTATTCTTTTTTCGAGATTTTCTCCGTGAGAACCCATCCAGTAGAGCTTCTTGCAGTTCCGGCACCAGAAGAACCGGAGACCGGTCCGGTTCCGCGGTGCATAGTCTGCACCGGCAATCTCGTTTTCTGTTGCCGGCCGGAGCTGCCGGTTGCAGAGCGAACAACGGGTCAGGCGGATCTCCGGGACGACCAGGCCGACCCTGGAAAGCTCCCTGACCTGGTCGAGGACATCGGCCCCCATGACCAGGAAGGCCCGGTCACCTCCCCGTTCCGCAAGGTCACGGTCCTTCGTGAGGAGGGTCCTCCCGGTCCGGCCGGCCAGCTCGAGGAGGAGGCTGTCCTCCTTCCGGTTCCCTTCCCGCAGGCTGTTTGCCGAGAGCGTATCGTATCCCATGAACCGGAGGTACCGGCAGAGCGTCCCGAGCATCCTGTCGGAGATGAAGGCCGGCCTCCGGCCAGGTTTCTCAGACATGGTCTACGATGGCGATCTCTGCCCCGCACGCGGTGCACCGGCGTCCGGCGAGGTTTCTTTTCACCGCGGAAAAACCCCGGCGTTCGATGAGGAGTGCCCCGCAGATCGGGCAGCAGGTGCTCTCGTAGCGGTGCATGAAGACGTTTCCCACGTAGGGATAGTGCAGCCCGTTCTCCTGCGCCTGCCGGCAGATCCGTTCCAGCGTGGCCACCGGGGTCGCTTCCCGGTCCCGCATCTGGTAGTCGGGGTGGAACCGGGTGAAGTGCACCGGCGTATCGGGCCCAAGATGCTCCACGACCCAGCGGATGAGCGCCCCGGTTTCCCCGGGGGAGTCGTTCAGACCGGGGATGACCAGGTTGACCACCTCAACGTGCATCCCGAGTTCCCTGGCAAGGGCGGTCGAGTCCAGCACCGGCTGGAGCTTTGCCCCGCAGACTTTTTTATAGAATTCCTCGGTGAAGGCCTTGATATCCACCCTGAATGCATCGAGAACGGGGGCGATCTCGCGCAGCGCTTCCTCGGTGATGTACCCGTTGGTGACATACACGGTGGCAAGCCCCTGCTTTTTTGCAAGCCTCCCCATGTCAAGGGCATACTCGTGCCATATGGTCGGTTCATTGTAGGTCCAGGAGATGCTGGCGCACGACCTCGCCAGTGCCCTCTGCACCCCTTCTTCCGGGGATATGTCGCGCAGCGTTATGCCGGTGAAATCCGCCCGCGATATCTGCCAGTTCTGGCAGTGCTCGCACCGGAAGTTGCAGCCGATACTCCCGATCGAGTAAGAGAGCGTTCCGGGGAGGAAGTGGTATAGTGGCTTTTTCTCGATAGGATCAACGGCTTCCGAACTCACCTTCCCGTAGGTCAGGGCGTACAGGGTCCCGTTCCGGTTCTCCCGGACACCGCAGATACCATGCTTTCCCTCCCGTATCGTGCAGCGATGATTGCAAAGCGAGCACACCACGGCCGTGTCTTCGCCGTGATGGTACTGCCGAGCCTCATGCAGATGCTCCATGAGGAGGGATGCGGGATAACCACCATAAACATGCCGGTTGCAGCCTGATCACGGTCCCCGTTGCCTGCCAGGCGAACGGTCTTCATCGACTTCCACGATGAACGCCCCAAAATACCCGCACTCCTTGCACCGGTAAAGCTCACCCATGCACCCGCCTGCAACCCTGTAGATCTCCCTGCTCCCGCAGGCCGGACACTGGAACATCGTCACAATAGGTATATGTAGCGTATCATGAAACATTGGGACGATGAAGAAGGTCGTCCTCTCACTGGGCGGGTCGGTCCTTGTCCCTACCCTCGAAGGTAACCGCGTTACCGCCTATGCCGGTGTTCTCTCCAGGATCTCCCGCCGGGTGAACCTGTTCGTGGTCGTCGGCGGCGGGGGAGAAGCCCGGCGCTACATCTCTGCGGCCAGGGAGATCGGGCTTGATGAAGCGCTGGCCGACGAGATCGGGATCCTGGTCACCCGCCTGAACGCCACCCTGCTCGCCGGTGCGCTCGGCGATGCTGCCGTGCCGGCAGTTGCCGCTTCCCAGACCGAGGCCTGTGCTGCTGCAGCGTCCGGAAAGATCGTTATCATGGGAGGCATCACCCCTGCACAGACGACCGATGCCGTGGCCGCGGTGCTTGCCGAACGGGTGGGCGCTGACCTCATCGTCAACCTGACCTCGGTAGACGGGATATACACCGCCGACCCGAAGACCGATCCCGCAGCCCGGAAACTCGATGTGATATCCGCTGACCGGTTGCTCGGGATCGTGGGAGGTGCATCCCCTGCAGCAGGTGCAAACATGGTGATAGACATGGTCGCTGCCAGGGTCGTGAAGCGAAGCGGCATACCCCTGCTGGTCATCGACGGGACAGACCCGCTGGCCCTCGAAGACGCGCTCCTTGCCGGGCGCCATTCCGGGAGCCTGGTCACGGCGACCGGGAAAAAGCCGGCCGGGCTTTTCTGAACCAAACCCTTTTTTCCCGGCCCGCCCAACATTCTTTCTCCCGTGCGGGGTAGTAGGGTAGCCTGGTCCATCCTAGAGCGTTTGGGACGCTTTGACGGCAGTTCGAATCTGCCCTACCCCATCCTCTCATGCACCGATCAAGAGCCCTTGCCCTGTTCCAGACCCTTTCCGAGCGGTACAGCGATCTTTCCGGCCGGCGTCACTTCATTCCCTTCTCCTCGCCCTACCAGGCACTGATCGGGACCATGCTCTCGGCCCAGACCACCGACCGGGCGGTGAACGGGATCGTGGAAGATCTCTTCACCGCGTACCCCACACCGGAGGCTATGGCAGGGGCCGTGCTGGACGACCTCGAAGGCCGGATCAGGACCATCGGCCTCTACCGCACCAAGGCACGGAACATCAGGGCAGCTGCAAGGAAACTGGTCGGGGAATATGGTGGAGAGGTGCCGGACAGCATGGACGAACTCCTCACGCTGCCCGGTGTCGGGAGAAAGACAGCGAACATCGTCCTCTCCCACGCCTTCGGTATCAACACCGGGATCGCGGTCGATACCCATGTTGCCCGGGTCTCCCGCCGCATCGGGTTTACCAGAGAGACCCGCGCCGAAAAGATCGAGCAGGATCTCATGGCCCTCTTTCCCCGGGAATGCTGGGGGGATATCAACGATGTCCTGATCCGGCACGGCCGGGCGGTCTGCAGGGCCCGGAAACCGCGGTGTTCCATATGCCCGGTCCGGGATGGCTGCCGTTTCTTCCGGGAGACCTTCCAGCCGCACCTGGCTGGCTGATGCGGTCTTTCGCATCTCCCCGTTCCGGCCACTGCCCCGCTGTCCTCACCCCTGCACGAACAGCCTGAAAAGATAGAAGGAGAAGAATGAAAAGGCGCATGTCAGGGGAATGGTGAGGATCCACGCGGCCACGATCCTTCGCACCACCCCCCACTGGACGGCTGAATATCCCCGGGATGCCCCGACACCCATGATCGCCCCGCTGATGGCATGGGTCGTGGATACCGGCACCCCGGAAGCGGTGACGAAGGCGAGCACGATCCCTCCGCCTGTCTCGGCGCAGAATCCCTGGTAGGGACGGAGCTT
It contains:
- the pyrH gene encoding UMP kinase, with translation MKKVVLSLGGSVLVPTLEGNRVTAYAGVLSRISRRVNLFVVVGGGGEARRYISAAREIGLDEALADEIGILVTRLNATLLAGALGDAAVPAVAASQTEACAAAASGKIVIMGGITPAQTTDAVAAVLAERVGADLIVNLTSVDGIYTADPKTDPAARKLDVISADRLLGIVGGASPAAGANMVIDMVAARVVKRSGIPLLVIDGTDPLALEDALLAGRHSGSLVTATGKKPAGLF
- a CDS encoding transposase; the encoded protein is MFQCPACGSREIYRVAGGCMGELYRCKECGYFGAFIVEVDEDRSPGRQRGP
- the nth gene encoding endonuclease III, translated to MHRSRALALFQTLSERYSDLSGRRHFIPFSSPYQALIGTMLSAQTTDRAVNGIVEDLFTAYPTPEAMAGAVLDDLEGRIRTIGLYRTKARNIRAAARKLVGEYGGEVPDSMDELLTLPGVGRKTANIVLSHAFGINTGIAVDTHVARVSRRIGFTRETRAEKIEQDLMALFPRECWGDINDVLIRHGRAVCRARKPRCSICPVRDGCRFFRETFQPHLAG
- the amrS gene encoding AmmeMemoRadiSam system radical SAM enzyme, which gives rise to MEHLHEARQYHHGEDTAVVCSLCNHRCTIREGKHGICGVRENRNGTLYALTYGKVSSEAVDPIEKKPLYHFLPGTLSYSIGSIGCNFRCEHCQNWQISRADFTGITLRDISPEEGVQRALARSCASISWTYNEPTIWHEYALDMGRLAKKQGLATVYVTNGYITEEALREIAPVLDAFRVDIKAFTEEFYKKVCGAKLQPVLDSTALARELGMHVEVVNLVIPGLNDSPGETGALIRWVVEHLGPDTPVHFTRFHPDYQMRDREATPVATLERICRQAQENGLHYPYVGNVFMHRYESTCCPICGALLIERRGFSAVKRNLAGRRCTACGAEIAIVDHV